The genomic segment CTGGCTCCTGCTCAACCGCCATGTCTTTGGCGACAGTGTTCGCTTTATTGGCGATGACATTGGCACCGCAAAAATGATGGGGGTACAAACCGATGGGGTACGGATTAGCCTCTTTATTTTCATGGGCCTGATAAGTGCTCTGGCATCGGTCATGGTCTGTCTGGAGATGGCCAACTGGTGGCCCACCCAAGGCGAGGGCTATATGCTCCTGGTCTTTGCCGCAGTCTTTCTGGGCGGAACCTCTGTTTTTGGCGGACAGGGCACCATTTTTGGCACCCTTATCGGGGCAATCATTATCGGCATACTGGAGGCGGGCATCATCAGCGCCGGTCTTTCAGGCTACTGGACACGACTCATCCATGGCCTGGTAATCGTTATCTCTGTCTCTCTCTACGCCATCGCCTTCAAGACTCGACGCACATAGGTCCTGCCCTCTTTATGGCCTCAGCCCTCCTTTATGATTTGGCAAATTTATCCCTAGCCCATACTCTTATGCTATACTGTTTGAAATGGTAACAAATGAGAACAGCACGCTCGACAGAAAAAAGGGCCGAAAGATCAAAATCTTATAGGGAGGGTGAATGAACAATATACCGTACCACCACACAGCCAAAGAGATTAAGGATGAAATCAATAAACTGACGGACGATGCAAGTAACCAGGTTATAGAGGAGACTGCGCATCGCTTGGAGGGTCTGAACTATGCCCCCCCCATCACCACTCCCATGGAAAAATTTTTAAGAATTAACAAGGGTGGAATAATGGCAGAGATAGAGAGAATCCTTAACATGTCAGCTGAAGAGGCCTGCACCATAGTTCTGACCCAGCCGAGCAAATGTGAGGATATCAAGGTACAGACCATCTCCATCCTCTTCTATTATTACAAAGAGCTCCTCCTTCTGCGCGCAGGAGATGGCAAGACATGGGACGATATTGACGAAATGTATCTCTACGATTAATCGCTGAAATCTGCGCTGGCCATTAGCGGCGCAGATCTGAGAGATGTTTACCCGCCAAAATATCGCCGAATGCCCCTGAAGAGATTAGAGGGCGCCTCAAAGATAGTCTGCAGCATACCTGTTGCCAAGACCCTTGGCTCATATGCCGCGCCATCACCCTTTACCCTGAAATCAGAGTAGAATTTTGTGCCACACTGTGGACACTTCATAAGCATTCCACCAATCTTGGTGGGAAAACGCAGCCGCTGTCCACAATCCGGACACTCTTTTATCATTGAATCCGCCATAGCACTCCCCTACACCAGCCCAGACACCTAACTAGTTATATTGAACAAAAGCAAAAACAGCAGACAGCAGTCAAACCACAAAAATGGCCCTGCCTGCGACAGATAAACCAAACAATATCAACATGTAATAGTACAAAACCACCAAAAACCAACTTCCCTCAAAAAAATAGCATTAATTACTCGCAACAGAGATAGAGAAGGAATATACTATATCTATGCTGGCGTATTTGTATCCAAAAATTTTATATGGAGAGTTGTTATGAACATCATAAAGCCGATAGACTCTATTGTTGCCCCTATTGATTTTTCAAAAAATTCAGAATTTGTTGCCCAATCTGCTGCCTATATCGCTGGACAGTTTAATGCAGCCCTGCACTTTGTCTACGTTGTCCAGGAATTTGATTATAACGCAGGATTCTTTTCACCAGAAAAATCTGTTGCAGATCTGGAGACTGAGCTGTTTATAAGCGCAACGAAAAAAATGGAAGACTTCTACAATGTCAATCTCCCTCTCCTTAACAAGAATTGCAAAGAGATCACCACCAAGGTCTTAGCAGGTGATATCAGTGAACAGATCATCGGATACGCTTCGAGTTTAGAGACGGGAATGATCGTCATGGGTACCCACGGCTATAAGGGACTGGAAAAGATCATGTTTGGTAGTGTCGCCAACAAGGTTGTGCAAAACTCTCACTGCCCTGTCCTTACCGTCAATCCATATAAATGTAACGTCACCCCTAAATAGAGAGCTCTCCCCGGCCAACCTTCCTACAAGGTTGGCCCCCCCACCTTTAGAAACTCCCCCACAACATCTTAAGCCCCACCACATAGAGAAGCATGGAAAATATTTTTTTCAGCTTGGCTACAGGCAGACTATGGGCCAGACGAGCGCCAAGAGGGGCTGTGCAAACAGAAGTGAGCACAATACCAGCAAGAGCCGTCAGGTGAACAAAGCCAAAGGTCCCGGCCGGCAAACCGCTCACCATCAGGCCATTAACTATATAACCGGCACTGCCCGCCAGGGCAATGGGCAGACCAATAGCCGCCGAAGTGCCAATGGCCTGATGCATGGCAATATTATTCCAAACCAAAAAGGGCACGGAGAGGGTGCCGCCACCAATACCTACCAGACTGGAAAAGGTGCCAATGACAGAGCCGGCGCCAAAGATCCCCACCGTTCCCGGCAAATCACGGCTTGCATTTGGCCGTATACTGAGCAGCATCTGAGTTGCCACATAGAGCAGGAATACCCCGAAAAAGACCTTTAAAAAGGTGGTGGAAAGCTGGGAGGCCACCCAGGCCCCGAAAAAAGTGCCCACCAAAATGCCCGGAGTAATCCGCCCAACCACCGGCCAAAGCACAGCCCCACGTTTATGGTGGGCCCAGAGACTGGAGAGAGAGGTACAGATAATACTGGCAAGAGAGGTCCCCAGGGCTACATGCAGCAGATATTCAGGGGGTACCTGAGAGGCAAGGGCAAAGGTGAGCATAGGGACAATCACCAGGCCACCCCCTATTCCAAGAAGTCCGGCAAGAAGTCCCGCCACTGCTCCAACCGCCATATACAGAAAAAAAATCATATCAATTACCTTTTTTAAAACCTTCTTTTACCTAACAAACAAGACGCCAACCATCTGCACCAAACCACAGGAACAACAGACAGAAGCCCCAGAGAAACCACCTCTACCTGCAATTCCCCCTTTTTGACTATGGGGCAGATCTATGCATAATAGACAGAGATAACAAACATATTTTTTGTAGATAACAATACAGTCTGCTTCCACAGTAATATTTCACAGCTATTGTCGCAACTACTCCCTGCCAGAGCAGGCAAGGTCAATCTGCATATCTCTGCAAAGCTACTTTGCTCAGATGCTATCCACGCACGGAAAAGGAGAAAAGAATGCCCCTGCACAACAAGAGAAAGAACAACATCATGGATGATATCTATGCATCATCTGATCTCTCCATTGTTCTTCCCAAATACAAGATGCCGCAAAAAGAGCTTGATCCCCGCCACGCCTACCAGATGGTTCACGACGAACTGATGCTGGATGGCAATGCCCGGCAAAACCTGGCGACCTTTTGCCAGACATGGGATGACCCGGAAGTTCACAGGCTGATGGACGAGTGTATCGATAAAAACATGATTGATAAGGATGAGTATCCTCAAACTGCAGAGATTGAATCCCGATGCGTGCACATTCTGGCCGATCTCTGGAATGCCCCGGATTCTGCCAACAGCTTGGGTTGCTCCACCACCGGTTCCAGTGAGGCGGCCATGCTCGGTGGACTGGCCCTAAAAAAACGCTGGAGCGAAAAGAGAAAGGCCGCCGGCAAGGGCACAGACAGACCCAATATTGTCTGTGGCCCTGTCCAGATATGTTGGCATAAATTTGCCCGTTACTGGGATGTGGAACTACGAGAAGTCCCCTTAGAGGACCAACTCTATATGACGGCGGAAGAGGCCGTAAAGCGTTGCGATGAAAACACCATCGGAGTCATACCCACCCTGGGAGTTACATTTACCTGTGTCTATGAGCCGGTAGAAGAGATTTGCAGGGCCCTTGATCAACTGCAAAAAGAGACCGGCCTCGACATCCCAGTCCATGTGGATGGGGCAAGCGGTGGATTTCTTGCTCCCTTTGTCGATCCCGATCTCAAATGGGACTTTCGCCTGAAACGGGTAAAGTCGATCAATGCCTCGGGTCATAAATTTGGGTTGGCACCACTCGGCGTAGGCTGGGTGCTCTGGCGAGACAAAGAGGAGCTCCCCGAGGACCTCATCTTCTGGGTCAACTATCTGGGAGGCAATATGCCCACCTTTGCCCTCAACTTCTCCCGCCCAGGAGGACAGATTATCGCCCAGTACTATAACTTCCTACGTCTTGGCCATGAGGGCTATCGCAAAATACACCAAGCCTGCTACAAAACAGCCCAATACCTCTCAAGCGAAGTCAAAAAACTCGGCCCATTTGAGATCATCTACGATGGCAGGGGAGGCATTCCCGCCATGAGCTTCTCCTTACAAGAGGGCGTTGCCCCGGGATTCAACCTCTTTGACCTATCGGATCGCATTAGGAGCCGTGGTTGGCAGATTGCGGCCTATAGCATGCCCGCCAATAGAGAGGATTTAGTGGTAATGCGCATCCTCGTCCGCCATGGTTTCAGCCGGGACTTAGCTGACCTACTCCTCAAAGACCTTCAGCACTGCCTGGAGTACTTCAAAAAAAATCCAGTTATTCACCAGAGCAGTGAAGAGTTCTCTGGCAGTTTTAAGCACAGCTAGGAGCGACACAACCACAACCTACATAGGGAGAAACCAAATGATTGCCCCCATGGCATTTCAAGCAAAAAGGTCCACTTTTCTCTGCCCGCTATTAGTAGCCTTGGCCATACTCTTCAGCCTGACAGCGGTCTCCTCCGGCACATCCTGGGCCAAGGACCATGCTGGCAGCTCTCAGGCTACTGTCTCGGCTGTTGCTGGCGATAATCAGGCGGTGACCGCCAAGGGCGAAGTAAAAAACTCCTTTGCTCCAATTAAAACCTGCTTTAACTTTCTTAAAGAACAGCCATTTGTCTTTATCCTCCTCGCCCTGGCCATCGGCTACCCCCTGGGCAAGATATCGCTCTGGGGCATATCCCTCGGGCCAACAGCGGGGACATTACTGGTGGGAGTGCTCATCTCCATCATCGGCCAAAATATCTTCGGGATTATCTATGGCATCCCCAGCATTGTCTCCACCATCTTTCTCCTCATGTTTATGTACGCCCTTGGCCTTAAGGTTGGTCCTCAATTTTTTTCAGGCCTCAAGACAGGTGGTCTGGCCTTCATTGTCATAGGGCTGATTGTCTGGTCACTGAACTGGCTCATCTGTTTTTTCGGGGTTAAACTAGCAGGTCTGGAAGCCGGCTTTGCCCCCGGCATTATCTCCGGCAGCTACACCATTACCGCCATCATTGGCGTGGCCCAAACAGCACTTACCAACGGTGCCTACACCCCGCCACCGGGAGTAAGCACAGAACAGATTGGGGCAAACATTGCGGCTGGCTATGCCATAAGCTACGTCCTCTCCAATATCGGTATCATCCTCCTTATCCGCTACCTGCCCCAAATATTTGGCCATGACCCCATAGCCGATGCCCAACTAGCTGAAAAAGAGCTGAGTGGCGGAGCAACAGACCCCGTTCCCGGAGCCGCAGGCTCTCTCTCTTTAGGTTTTTCCCACTTTGATCTTCGCGCCTACGAGGTCGACCACCAAGAGATCATCGGCAAAACTGTCCAGGAATTTTTTCACCTCTATCCTGAGGCACCCATCCTCCGGGTTGTCCGTCAGGGCAAGCTACTCAACTTGTCCGAAAACAATCCCATAAAGAGGGGAGATATTGTCTCCGTTCGAGCCGATGTGCACGAGCTCATAGCCGATGGTAAAAAACTGATAGGAAAGGAGAGCGACAGTATTCTGGCAAGAGATGTCCCCATAGAGGTTGCCGATATCCATATTGGTAGCCGCGATGTTGCCGGAGATACCCTGGCAGAGCTTGGCCGATCCATTGGTTTTGGCCTACAGCTCAAGGCCCTCTTTCGATTTGGCCAAGAGCTTCCCCTCCTCGCAGGCACAGCTGTTCAGGTAGGTGATGTGTTGAGATTTGTCGGTCCGGATTTCTGTATCCAACAGGCAGCAAAAAGACTCGGTGGCAGACCAATCCTTAACAGTTCAATTACCGAGGTCATGTATATGGCCATCGCCATGGGCATAGGCTATATTTTTGGTAGCCTCAGCTTCAACTTCGCAGGTATCCCCTTTGCCCTTGGCACCTCTGCCGGTTGCCTGCTTGCCGGTATCTTTATGAGTTACTGGCGAAGCCGTAACCCTGAATTTGGTGGCCCCATGAGTGAAGGTGCCCGCAGTTTCTTGCAGGACATCGGCCTCAACCTCTTTGTTGCAGTACTCGCAGCCGCTGTTGGCCCTAAGATAATCGAATCCTTCCACGGGACCACGGCAATATGGGTCGCAATCATCGGTATCCTGGGAGCGCTAGTGCCCCCTCTGGTTGCCTTTGTCGTGGGAATCAAGGTCTTCAAGCTCAACAGCGTTGTGGCAGCCGGGGCCAGTACCGGGGCCCGCAACTCAACCCCGGGGCTCAATGCCATCTGCGAACAGTCCCAAAGTGCTGTGGCGGCGGTTCCCTATCCCCTCACCTATGCCCTGACAACAGTTCTCGCTCTGGTTGGTGGCTATTTCGCCATGCTCCTCTCCTAAAAAAAACGGGTCCCCATATTGTGGGGGACCCGATAATTTTCATCCAACACAGCAGGCAAAGACCTTCCCTCTCATCTCCTAGCTGAAAAGTCCTGAGAAGAGGACATCTGCCAAGGCTAACTAACCGTCATAACCAATTCGCTCTAAATGCTCCTCGGCCTGTTTACCCAAATAAGCCCTGATTGCAGAAAAAAAGGCTGGCCAGTTCCCGACCTTATTTCGGCGCAGTATTGCCCGGGCAAGTCGTCTTCTCGCATCTACGGCACTGAAGCCCTGACTGACAAGTCTGTT from the Desulfotalea psychrophila LSv54 genome contains:
- a CDS encoding sulfite exporter TauE/SafE family protein, giving the protein MIFFLYMAVGAVAGLLAGLLGIGGGLVIVPMLTFALASQVPPEYLLHVALGTSLASIICTSLSSLWAHHKRGAVLWPVVGRITPGILVGTFFGAWVASQLSTTFLKVFFGVFLLYVATQMLLSIRPNASRDLPGTVGIFGAGSVIGTFSSLVGIGGGTLSVPFLVWNNIAMHQAIGTSAAIGLPIALAGSAGYIVNGLMVSGLPAGTFGFVHLTALAGIVLTSVCTAPLGARLAHSLPVAKLKKIFSMLLYVVGLKMLWGSF
- a CDS encoding universal stress protein — encoded protein: MNIIKPIDSIVAPIDFSKNSEFVAQSAAYIAGQFNAALHFVYVVQEFDYNAGFFSPEKSVADLETELFISATKKMEDFYNVNLPLLNKNCKEITTKVLAGDISEQIIGYASSLETGMIVMGTHGYKGLEKIMFGSVANKVVQNSHCPVLTVNPYKCNVTPK
- a CDS encoding glutamate decarboxylase yields the protein MPLHNKRKNNIMDDIYASSDLSIVLPKYKMPQKELDPRHAYQMVHDELMLDGNARQNLATFCQTWDDPEVHRLMDECIDKNMIDKDEYPQTAEIESRCVHILADLWNAPDSANSLGCSTTGSSEAAMLGGLALKKRWSEKRKAAGKGTDRPNIVCGPVQICWHKFARYWDVELREVPLEDQLYMTAEEAVKRCDENTIGVIPTLGVTFTCVYEPVEEICRALDQLQKETGLDIPVHVDGASGGFLAPFVDPDLKWDFRLKRVKSINASGHKFGLAPLGVGWVLWRDKEELPEDLIFWVNYLGGNMPTFALNFSRPGGQIIAQYYNFLRLGHEGYRKIHQACYKTAQYLSSEVKKLGPFEIIYDGRGGIPAMSFSLQEGVAPGFNLFDLSDRIRSRGWQIAAYSMPANREDLVVMRILVRHGFSRDLADLLLKDLQHCLEYFKKNPVIHQSSEEFSGSFKHS
- a CDS encoding zinc ribbon domain-containing protein, giving the protein MADSMIKECPDCGQRLRFPTKIGGMLMKCPQCGTKFYSDFRVKGDGAAYEPRVLATGMLQTIFEAPSNLFRGIRRYFGG
- a CDS encoding aspartate:alanine exchanger family transporter, whose protein sequence is MKSSLAVLSTARSDTTTTYIGRNQMIAPMAFQAKRSTFLCPLLVALAILFSLTAVSSGTSWAKDHAGSSQATVSAVAGDNQAVTAKGEVKNSFAPIKTCFNFLKEQPFVFILLALAIGYPLGKISLWGISLGPTAGTLLVGVLISIIGQNIFGIIYGIPSIVSTIFLLMFMYALGLKVGPQFFSGLKTGGLAFIVIGLIVWSLNWLICFFGVKLAGLEAGFAPGIISGSYTITAIIGVAQTALTNGAYTPPPGVSTEQIGANIAAGYAISYVLSNIGIILLIRYLPQIFGHDPIADAQLAEKELSGGATDPVPGAAGSLSLGFSHFDLRAYEVDHQEIIGKTVQEFFHLYPEAPILRVVRQGKLLNLSENNPIKRGDIVSVRADVHELIADGKKLIGKESDSILARDVPIEVADIHIGSRDVAGDTLAELGRSIGFGLQLKALFRFGQELPLLAGTAVQVGDVLRFVGPDFCIQQAAKRLGGRPILNSSITEVMYMAIAMGIGYIFGSLSFNFAGIPFALGTSAGCLLAGIFMSYWRSRNPEFGGPMSEGARSFLQDIGLNLFVAVLAAAVGPKIIESFHGTTAIWVAIIGILGALVPPLVAFVVGIKVFKLNSVVAAGASTGARNSTPGLNAICEQSQSAVAAVPYPLTYALTTVLALVGGYFAMLLS